Part of the Nicotiana sylvestris chromosome 2, ASM39365v2, whole genome shotgun sequence genome, gtttttttaaaaCCTTTTTTACATGGATTTTACACTTTTTTCTACATAGTTCAAAATTGTCTAAGTCAAAATATTATTACCTATTTTATCATTAACACTTTTTGGGGCCTCTAAATTTTTGGGGCTATACTAGCCTTACCTTTGAGCCACCTATGCTCGTTAAGTGTCTCCTTCGTAAGAACTAATCATGGAACAAAGAACTAAATTCTACTAAAAATAGACCAGTTTTTCTTGTTTAACAAACGATAAGCTTATCATCTACTCCTACGTCCACATTACTTCTATACTTTTGCTGTTCAAGTTTGCAATATTTAGAAAAATAGTGTGCTGTCACTGTCTTTTCTCGAGTCTTAAATTATGTTCGGATATTTAGCGATTTATACCGTTATTCTCTGCATTAGAGAAAGTAGATTGTTGAGGGATTGATGTTCGCTATCTTTTTGCAGGACTTTCTTAAGTGAGTAAATGTTTGTATATTTGACCTCTTTCTATTCTCtgtttctcattttttttcaGACGGGGCATGGTATCCCGCTTCCCTTCATGGAAGAGATAAGGAGAATTACACGTAAATACTTTGATCAACCTTATGAAGATAAACTGAATATTAAACTTTCTGCCTCAACTGGCTACAGGTTGGTTCCTGTCATTACCCAATATCTTGAATTATTACAATGTCTTTGTGTTATCTTAACTAATGATTGCCTATGTATCTTCAATGCAGAGGTTACCAAGCAATCTATGAGAACATAACTACAGGCGTCCCTGATATGCAAGAAGCGATCGATTGATGTACGTTATATTGATTAGTTATATATGTTCTATATGTTAGAGAAACTAAGTGTCCCACTTGTTGTATAAGAGCTTTCAAGCTTTCTTGGGTTTCTTTATTCTTCACCATCACCTAAAATTATTGAGTTGGATTTTGATTCTTAGGCATTGGATCAAAGTCAACTTTCATCATCACCTAAAATTATTTCTTGGATTTTGTTTTTGCTATTAAAGACCATTCTTCAACTATATATGTCCAACGTAACATCTCTACTGTTTGCAATGTAACTTCTCTCGATGTTACTTTCTATTTACACAAGCATGTCTTTTGACAAAGCTTTTATAGAAATACTTCGTTAATATAATTAGTAATTGGTGCTATTTTGGTTTAGTAAATCATGTTTGATGCATTGCAGTTCTATAGAGAAATAAAACCAGGGATGTATGGAAATAGAGAGCAAAATAAGCAGAGATCCATTCTGGGTCTTAAGAGCAATTGGTTACCCTCCTTCACCATCGTCAGATGGACAAGAAAACGCTAGGAGCACAATTGGTTGGTaagttaatttaaaaaaaaaaaaaaaaagatattggATTGTAAGTTATGGTATTGTTCATCGAGTTCCTTTTTCCCTGTTATTGGTATATCTATTTTCTAATGAgttatatttttggttttctgcGTTGTTCATCTATTTGGAATCAAATAATTCTCAGTGGAGCTCACACTGATTATGGTAAAACTTCATATCTTTTAAAGAATGTTTTTTTCTTTCCACTTTGAACTTTTTAATCATTTTTTACACCTCTGCTTAAGTTGTTCATCTCTATTGATTATTGGCAGATTTTATTCAATGGGTTATATGAGTCCACACTCCATAGAGTCATCAACGACTCTGGCAAATACCGTGTTTGTGTGGCTTATTTTTATGAGGTTAaagtctttctttttcttttgacaaTTAAATTAACAAAACGATGGTATGAGTTTATGTTAGTTTCTAATGATGTATGTTTCATTTCTCCTACAGCCCAACTTTGACGCGGAAGTAGAACCCTTGGATGTGTGAGTGCAGAACGTGGGTGGGATCAAGAAATTTGAAGGTGCGGTCTATGGAAAACATTTGGTCAATAAAGTGACCAACAACTTTGTGATGGAGTAGAGCTTGAATCAGCTCTGTGTTTGGATAACAATAAGGTTCTTGGATTTCTTAGCCTGGTTCTTGTCCTAAGAACATCATGTATTTTTTAACTCTGGGTTGTTTTAGGCTCTAATTACTACGTTCGTGGTTTGTATgtgttgagtttctttttaatatagaaaggtattaaaaagatggtgaatgagaaatggagagaaatgaaaattttgagtaaaattttaaatttccctctccttttaatgagacattgtccctcattggtaaaggaaaaggagtttggtgggtttatatacaaatgcacttcatgtagctcttaaagagttaggaagacggcaagcctcgcgccgttgtcgtcgctcgctcggcttcggctttggtcaaatgattgattgattaattttttagaccaaatttatttgttaatagtaaatattaacgtaataatatccgtgtttgtaacggatatgtTCCAATCCGTGGATTTGTTCCAGCAGGCTAATGCGTCTCCCACCATTGCCAAATGCTTGCTCCATTAGTTAGCAGCCTGGTGCTCCGtccaccatggccaagtgctccaCTAAATGAGTGGCAGCGGGTCCGTGTTTAGCAGCTAACTGCACTATAAATAGATGGTGCAAGCAGCTTGTTGAAGACACACAAAAAGAAATCGTTCCTCTTCAGTTTACAGAACTACTGATATCCTCTTCAGTAAGAACTCAATATCGGCTATAAATTgaattccttcctctcagaatttccattcgacttctgagttctcctccattgttctgcattgttttaaactacaaacaaagcatccgtaagtgtgatttgctgccgaactttgtgttcgctcaaacactggggtttgaagtaccgctacaccagtgtgtaattcgttctatcctaggaggaaataatccataaccttgggcattaggaggggattaaattccttaaggaaacactgtgaattcagtgggctcgaattaatttctgttttatttatatttacatttataagctaacgttttaatttccagaatcattatttacaaatacagaaTAAACAataagcttaaggaatttaataattttaatttctgtatttgtgttacttttattattctggaaactaaaacctttgtggtttttgtgtactcccgtttggagagtaaagccttcgtggcggtttgttggagattaaaatctacgtgattttttactccagttttaaacgtttgtttgtgtcattttttTCCAGAAAAAATGGCGAATGACAACGGAAATCAAGCTGTTCCAATGGTGACTGCCAACGGATCGACAAGCCGAACACCGGCAGAAAACCTGAAAATTTTTTCGGGATTGATTTCATGCGCTGGaagcagaagatgttcttctatctgactacgttatgtctacaaaagttcatcaaggaagatgttcctgatctggcagatgaaactccagagaatgaaagctttctcgtgattgaggcgtggaagcattctgattttttgtgcaagaattatattcttagcggactggatgATAAT contains:
- the LOC104248775 gene encoding probable 2-oxoglutarate-dependent dioxygenase At3g50210; protein product: MATEFKTIPLIDISPLLQKWDEVNESQNESIAGVVKELDEACKNEGFFYVTGHGIPLPFMEEIRRITRKYFDQPYEDKLNIKLSASTGYRGYQAIYENITTGVPDMQEAID